In the genome of Arachis stenosperma cultivar V10309 chromosome 6, arast.V10309.gnm1.PFL2, whole genome shotgun sequence, the window TCACTGCTGAACTACAAATGTGGTAAGAAAATTAAAGTTGCAGATCTATCTATCACTGTTGTCtgattattttcaaaattagagAGCTAATAGATTTTTTAATTACTGTGATTTAGGAAACGTGTCAAAGCTACAAATAATTGCACAAGGTATGAATTTTATCCCTTAAGGCGACTACTTTTTGTACACTCATTGTAGATGTTAGAGTTTTTGAACAAGTGGGAGATTACAAACAGAACAATACAGAGCAAAAATCAGACCTAGATATGAATGAGAGGAGGAAGCAAGAGTTGGAAACTTTAAGTATAAAAGTTACAAATCTTGTTTGATGTCAAATTTAGGTGTCAAATGTGGAAACATGTGATATCtatattagtttttttattgCCTTCACCATGTTGCTAACTTTTCACTGATTCTTTTCGACAGATTTTGCATACGGAATTTTGAAAGGTAAGTTCTCATTCCTTACTATTTATGTACAATTGCATGGTGTaattttcctatttgtttggcATAAGTGTCATGAGGAGTATAAGAGagattttagttatttttagttAACACTAAGAAAGCCTATTAGTAATATTAAATCATTTATAACTTGGGTTGGACTAGGTAAACAAATGAGGCAAATGATGAATTATCTTTTAAAGACTAATTTGTCAAACTTGTATTCTAGTCTTGTATGTTCTAAGACTCAAATGTCTTTATTCTTTTTACATCTACATATATTATATGTCAAATAATAAATTCCTTGTACATACTTTGAATAAAGTTTTATATGTGTTCGTTAGCAGCAAATATATTTGGATTGATCCATATTCTTATAATTACACAGGACTTCGCAAAGTGGTCAACATGGATAGTGGTGAACACTTCTCTAAAAGAGATGTAATACCTGTTGTTAAGGTTGGATTATTCATGGGATTGTTTCTGATGTCATACATAATCCTCAAATACTCAATAGGTGTCATGTTTTTCTTTGCATTGTTGATCTACACGTTTCGACGAAGGCATATATCAATCTATGAAAATATTGAGGATTTTCTACAAGGAAACACTCTCATGCCAATAAGATATTCATACAAAGAGATAAAGAAGATGACGAGAGGTTTTAAGGAAAAGCTCGGAGAAGGAGGATTTGGTGCAGTGTACAAAGGAAAACTACAAAGTGGGCCTTTTGTAGCCATAAAAATGTTGGGTAAAGCCAAAGCTAATGGCCAAGAATTTATCAGTGAAGTTGCTACCATTGGTAGAATACACCATGCAAATGTAGTAAGGTTGATTGGATTTTGTGTCGAGGGTTCAAAACGTGCTCTTATATATGAATTCATGCCAAATGGTTCACTggataaatatatattttccaAAGAAGAAAGTGTATCTCTAACTTCCCAAAAGATGTTTGAGATATCTCTCGGAGTGGCACGCGGTATGGCTTATTTGCATGAAGGTTGTGACATGCAAATTTTGCATTTTGATATCAAGCCTCACAACATTCTTCTTGACGAGAATTTCATTCCTAAGGTCTCAGACTTTGGCCTCGCAAAACTATATCCTCTTGATAATAGTATTGTATCTTTGACGGCAGCAAGAGGAACGATTGGTTACATGGCCCCAGAACTGTTTTATCAAAATATTGGAGCAGTATCTTACAAGGCTGATGTCTATAGCTTTGGAATGCTTTTGATGGAAATAGCAAGTCAAAGAAGAAATTCGAATCCACATGCAGAGCATTCAAGTCaactttattttccattttgGATATATGATCAGTTGGCTGCTGAGGAAAATGATGAGATTGAGATGGAAACTTTTGTGCATGAAGAAAGGAGTGAATTAGCAAAAAAGATGTTTATAATTGCATTGTGGTGCATACAACTGAAACCAAGTGATCGTCCCTCAATGAATAAAGTAGTGGAAATGTTAGAAGGAGATGTTGCAAGTATTGAAATGCCTCCAAAACCTTCATATTGTCCAAATGATGTGATTCAAAGAGATTCCGAAGTTGACTCATCAGGAGTAGATGCTTCAAATAATTCATATGTATCTTCAagttttgaggaggaaagtACATCCAATCCCTCGTTAAAGTTTTCTGCTTGATGACCAACATGGTTTACTTCTTTACAATCTTGTTTCTTAGTTATTAAGTAAAAGGACGAGTAAAgagtaaaatttttaatgaagttgtacgtgtgtatgtgtgtgtttGTTTAGTCAACATTATTCATTAATCAGAATTGTAAATCCAATATAATTATCATACATACATACAGCAATAAAGAGAACAAACCAAACTTACAATTATAACCAATGAAGATTATCCAACAAAAGAAACTCCAGCTCCGGACATTTTTACCCAAGTTGGATTTCCAATTATATATTGTAAGCCTTTGCTAACTTTTTACCCAATTCTCAACTTTTTAGTGCTGTTACTTGATCATATTATCATCATATCTTAGAATATGGTTTAATTTTCTATATACATTTAATTTTGAAAGATGACTTTAATTTAGAAAAAAGTCTAGGGACAACAACTTTTGTGTTTTGTGGTCAGTACTTAaccatcaaaagaaaaataaatgatcTTCTACTATTGGATGTAATTTcataccattaaaaatattattgctgGCCAATTGATGGTTattacaaaacacaaaaattactgACCCCTAACATTTCTCTTAATTTAGATgtattcataatttattttatgtgtacttatataatttaaatgtaTTGTGAAAATTTAATATAATGTCCTTGTGTTCAGAGCACATTCAAAATAAATAAGTCTGTAACATATCTAAAATAACATAATAACACCTAAAATACTTTTTAAACACATTTAAAATCTGTTTGAATTCATCTAATACAAGTATCATTAAATATTTAAGCAACACCCACAATAAAAAATTctatgtttaaaaaaaaatattttttctttttactttttgttttcgttttttttgcTTCCAGATTAAAAACATCGTATGCTTTTTGCAAAATTCttcattgtttttgttttctttgtttcttagattaaatggtttagtattttttttaaaagttataatttcaaaaattttaattaaattcaatttaaaataattgatattttaaagttttgaaattaatgttttgaatgttaaaagataattatttttgcCGATTGTAATTGGATACACGTGTAAAATTAGtgcatcaaattttttttttatatggaaATAATGTTTAGAGTTTAATTTTCTTACCGCATTCATTGAACGTTATTGGAGTGAAACAGCGATTCCCTCGGCAAGTGATGAGATTTGGAGAGGCTTCGTTGAAGAAGCAAGAACTCAGCTGGCCACAGGCAGATGAACAAGCACCGCCGATCATCCAAGAAAGATGAAATCCGTAACTGAGTTTTCTATGGATTTCAGCGTATGACAAGTTTTGGTAGATGAAGAATGAATCCTCCCACGATCTCGgtggaacaacaagaaaggatgAGGCAGCAACCATCTTCACACGGCACTCATCTCTTAGTTCACCCACGTCCATGTCTCCAAGAACAGCATAAACATTGCCTCCTTCTTTAACGCAAGGGGCAGCATCCACGAATCGTGGATAATCCCTGATCGGATAGCTGCAGTTCAAAAAGATCACGTTCTCGAACATTCTTACTACATCATAACGAGTTCGTTCTTGAATAGTTCCATATGGTTCACTGTATTTGGGGATATCCATGTAGCCATAGCTGTCACTGAAATTTCTAGCGGACAAAGAATATCGGGGAAGGGTGGAGCAGTCATTCCCTGAGTCTGAGATGGCGGGATCTACAAGCCGGATCGTGAAGTTATTGTAGTTTATTGCCTGCAGTTGGTAGCTTATACCGGGGAAAAGATATAACAGCGTCCTGTTATTCTCACAAGACAACTCGTACCTGGAATCCCCACAGCTTGCGGGATCATCCTTGAGCCGGAAAGGATGTTTTATGTTGGTGATTTTGCCGCAAGAGGAAGGCCTACATGCTCCTCCATTGCAACAAGTTTGAAAGAGCAACTGTAAGAGTAGTAGTGAACACCACGAGCCTTTCCCTCTGCTCATCTAGGAATGCCTAAATGAAAACGGAAATCTACTTTGTTCAACACTATGGTGGATTATTTTGGGATAAACAATTAAGACTCCGTTAAAGTTTAACTTTAATTGAAGACAAATGTTGATTacattagaatttattatttttggcatTAGTACTtgttacgatgggtaaccggagattaataagatagatggctttggttggcccaatcgtccgCGGATGGTGGCTTCCGAGCTGGTTTGCACATTGGaacctccttccgacttgtgctcgtgagtgaatggggggtggtacctgcaaagacactccgatacctaagttagcaagggtttgagcaggtctagagagtattgggcttagagatacctgaggagtgtcagtgtacttatagtggtgagccaataaccaccgttggagtagtgccgtatctttaagatgttaaccgtcccattatcttagggaggttaagatatggctttatgaagcggttagagagattttaggggcggttactcatttgaatgagtgcttatctgccagctaatctcatatccgacttctttagagcaagTCGTAGTGAATaccgacttcttatgtgaagGTCGGTGCTTAGcaaggcttaatctattggattaggccttttagttggatctgggcccttaacattgggccagggtatgaacagtgcccctacttgagcccaagatctctttaaggcttgggttcaagtatttaactcgggttcgtagccgactttcacgggttttgaaaccgacgtgattttcgcgaccttttgtttctgacagttacatcaattcaagcgtcgtgtccgttggggaagcatttagggattgagggctttggtaacggtgcaatctcattaatgactgcttcgcttttaccattatgccccttagtatgtttataaatactttccctctctttccttcttccgtttctgcaatctttcaaacttctttTCTCCTTGTTCGTGCTGTATTCTTGTGCTTGAAGATTTCTGCTTTTCCCAACCTTCATTTCTCGGATAAAGGTTAGTGTTCATTTTTTCCTGTCATGCCTTTATGTTTGCACGCTTTTGGTTTTTGTGGGTGGATAGGTTGGTCTGTAGATTCCGGTTTCGCATCCCTCCCCTTTAGGGAccgtgtttttttattttcttttccctttttctttttgtaggtttctgTCACCTTtcattatataaagaaaaatggcctctgtagatgttctttctcagtgggttgatgacactgtccttggggaggaacccttggtcgatgctgagtttatcactcatcttcgtactcatcaCAGGCTTTGTACTTCggaggaggacgagccaaaaTATGAGTTGATAGTCCCGAGTCCAGAGgaccgggtttgttttgggagggCCGATGAGGCGGctcctcattttttctttatgtatgaatgtatgatcacccgcttgggtgtttttcttcctttttcggATTTTGAAATATCTGTCTTGCACCACTGTCGAGTTGCACCTACCCAACTTCACCCtaattcttggggttttctgaAAATCTATCAGTTTGTTAGCCACGCTTTggactttccgacctctttgaggattttcttttatctctttcatatgactaagccctttagtgggctaaataaCAAACAACAATGGGTGTCTTTttgagccatacaaggtcggagaattttcaccctttttgacgaatcctttcacgatttcaaaaattatttcttcaaagtgcaagctgtagagggtcaccacccctttttcctggatgagcattcctcccctcgctttcccctttattggTTGGCGGCCTCCCCTTGTGAGAAGTATGGTCTAGATGACCTtgacgaggtggaggcggctattgtggggtttttccgagaagcgtgggggagggCCCCGTATTTAGATACGAGGAAATTTCTCCAGGGGACACCGACTTTTATTCGGTCACAACTAGGTAGTGCATGCATCCCTCATTTCCGACTTGTTTCTGCCGGTTTGAGTTTTACCGACTTGTAACTTTTGCTAGTTgtttcttttgtagatatggcaagGAAGAATGCTCAGGAATCTTACCAAAGAGTTCAGGAGGCTAAGGCAAAGTCCCGGGCCAGGTCTGGTGGTGCCAGGGCGATCgcctctcctcctcctcctcctcctcctcctaagaaCGTGGGTACTCCCTCTCAGCCCATTATAATTTCCTCTTCAACTTTGTCCCGGCCACTCCCTTCTGCCCAACTTCTTTccgagccagagaagaagaagcgcaagacttcagagtctggctcttcttttgatggtggggttaaggcggatgctcttgcattcgtccgaaagaacatctatccttatataagtatggatgatgtttctgttcgaaaccacctcaccaccatggccgaggagagttttagggcagcaggtgtttgtggcaaacttttagatctttttgagaagactcccctcagctctttggggataacctcgaaggttgaggagttggaggggaggCTTCTTGCTTTCCAAGACCAAGAGAGGGAGTTAAAGGAGGAGGTGGCTAAGTTGAGGGAGGAGAGGATTTGCTGCGGGCCCAATGTACTATGGAGGCAAATTTGAGGAAGACAGCATAGGATAGTTACCAAAGTTTATTTCAGGATCTTGTGGCTGTGAGGAAGGAtttgctgaattctcggaacgcgtacgccgagttggaggactctattgctgatggtgccgaggagtcttggagaattttcctggagcaagtcagagttatcgctcccgacttggacctttctccttTACACCCTGATAAAGTCGTCATTGATGGTGCTATcgtggatcctcctgcccccgAGGTTGTTTCTGAGTCAGatttgaagactcgggggcagaggattatcgAGTCTCCTCCTCGTCCCAAAGACGCTCCGAGTTCTTCAGTTGTTCCTCCGACTTCCTCTTCAGCTTCTCTTCCTGGTCCTGGTGGTGCTCCTCCTGGCTCTGGTGGTGGTGATCCGTCTACTCCTCTGCAGAagtaacttatttttttatggctatatgggggctcggCCTGTGAGTCCCCCCTTTTTAAAACTTATTTACATGTTGTTTGGTGATGCTTGAACAATctcttttggccttttaaggccgttaacaaaatattttggcAAGTGCCCTTTTTGAATAAGGGTTTTAGATTAGcaaaataaatacccttttttggataagggtttaagttaccttgtGCGTGTATGCTTTTCTACTTTTCTGAATTCCCCTTGACTTTTTCttgaaaacctttctttttggCTTGTTTGTTTTTCGGAGCTTTTCGTTTAAGGACTTTTGGGGCATCCTTTAAACTTCTTCCTAGGTTTTCCTATCTCTTTTTGTTATTCCTCATAATCAACTTTTGTTTTAGCGAGTTcctatgacttaggttattttttgcgatgcgtttttcttctactcggttctACACTCCGATTTATGGATCGGTGTGTTCTCGAGCTTTCCTACTCGGAATATTGTTCCGACTTATGAGTCAGATTTGTTTCCGAGTTTTCACGATcgactcatataacctctttacaccgacttgtacctcgtcgttttatcctgacgaccatctaggtcggttcatgggattttcacgctttgtcgagcttaagtcggcgcgtttcgtagaaagacttagaaaaataaagaaggatattataagagatattatgaatgaaaaagatctttattgattggggaggtaccttcttttgctactaagggtcttaatagcctattttcccttagtctctactatgatgcctcgttaaaaacccttctccagaaaaaacccttttgggaaaaaatcatgaagttgggaaaagagtacatcagggagtagagttcgcttttaactgtagtaccttttcatgttacaagcatgccacgaccttggtagctcagtgccgttcaggtcggttactttataataaccttttcctaaaacttcattgactttgtatggtcccttccaatttgcggcgagctttccttctcccgatttgttgactccaatgtcgtttctgattaagaccaaaTCATCTggagcaaatgttcttcgaatgacttttttgttgtaccttgtagtcattctttgcttcaacgccgcttctcttatctgggcaccttctcggacttcggggagcaagtcgagctcttctttGTGTCCCTGTATATTTCCGACctcgtcatggagaattacccttgggctttgctcattgatttctattggaatcatggcttccacgccatagactagtcggaaaggtgtttctcccgtggcggattggggtgttgtcctgtaggcccatagtacttgagggagctcttcagcccaagctccttttgcttcttgtaATCTCTTCTTTAGTCCTACCAGTATGattttgttggctgcctcggcttgcccattggcttgtgggtgttctaccgaggtaAACTGATGCTTAATTTTTATACTGGCCActaagcttctgaaggtagcatcggtgaattgggttccattatccgtagtgatggaataaggtatcccatatcttgtgatgatatttttgtagagaaacctgcgacttctttgagcggtgatagtggctaatggttctgcttctatccactttgtgaagtaatctattcccacgatcaaatatttgacttgtcctggctcttggggaaaaggacctaataaatccattccccattttgcaaaaggccatggagaagtgatactaatgagctcttctggtggagccacgtggaaatttgctgTCATGACCCGAACCAAGCCATGACTGGCGCTCAAGGGACAAGTCCCTCAGCAAGCCAAACGACCAAATTTTCAGAAAAACGGACAGAATCTCCTCTGTTTCTAGGACCTTACCAACATAAATATTAACTCCCTGTATTAATAATAAACCTCCATTTCcaagacaacaacaacaacaacatactCCAAATTATATCCACAACCAAATATATCCAaaatcatcatatatatatatatatcaagttGATAACTAGAGTATATAGTTAAAATCATAAGTCTTACATAACCAAATCATAATCACTACCTAAACAGTTCAAGATTCAAAATAACATAACCCACATGAGGATCCTGCCTGTGACATATGGAGCATTGACATAATCTAGATTTTTAGCAAAGGTTCCATTACATAATTACTTAACCCTTGGAAAGAAGAAGGGCTCACCAAAATGACTAAGATCTACTGAGGGGCAGTGGAATGGAACCTGGAATGActcctgtatctgaaaaatatGGGAATATAATAGGGTGAGTTTTGCAACTCAGTGAGCAAACATTACATCTATAACCCACACGAGACAATACAGAGTTTACcttgaaaattatatttcttttcAGAGATGAGGAattcatattaattaattatacaaaCATTAGATAAATAGTTAAGCGGATGAACTGAAATGGGAGTTCTCGTTCCAGaagtcaaatcaaatcaaatattacaCACCTAGGGCGGCTCCACCTCTAAGGGTAGCCCTTTCCTCTAGTGTGCCCGTACGGTATAACAGATCCAACGTGTGGCCTACACGTTAGGCTAGCAACGCCCCTGCTAGCTGAGGTCTGAGCCAGATGCATCTAGGTTAACGTCATAACCGCCGTTAACTACGGTTTTCTAGTCAGAGTCTCCCAAACCAATCCAAACCAAATCACTTATAAAAATCTCTAGTGCTTATAACATACTACTAAATTCCATAGCAAATCAATATATATAGGATTgcatactaaaatttaattaaaatttacataaggtcaaataagaaaacatttatactttacaaaatatataaatatcgtctcgtgtgtatttttataaaattgtaagtttcacaaatcaatatttattttcaaaaattcagaaatcacaataataaaatattttcaaactccAAAATTAATGATTCAACATAgatattgataataatatatttaaaaacaaTTATAGATATAATATCCACTCACAACTTGATTCAAAAGAACCGGAAGCAACTCTGAGCGCGTCAACGAGCTACCAAATGATGTCCAATAATTCTACAACTCTAGAAATATGACAATAATGATATTTGTGAGCTACTAATATTGTCAATTAACATAATCTTACTCACCTTGACAAAAGCCCCAAATTTTCTAACCCTAATAACCCTAATTCGGATTTATACATACCCATAAATATATAGATGACAAAAATTGGGAATATGGCTAATTATTGAGTCAAAGAGTTACCTTGAAGCCTCAATAATAATTGAAACTCAAATTTGAATGCTTCCTTCACTCATTAGTATGAGCTTCTTGATTTGGGgttgtgaaaaataaaaatttactttGGATCTAGATGATATATTAAAatagagataaaataaaagggtAAAATGAAATCTGGTGTGTTGTGGTTGGATGAAGATTTTGAAATGAAGAAGATGGAATggaagaggagatgaaggaaaagaaagggtttggttttgatttgtatgaagggaatgaaaataaaagagagaggGAGGGATCAGGGAAGGCTCGAGAGAATAAGGATGGGAAGGGGTTTAAGTGGGGGCATGTGCCACCCACGTGACTATGCACTTctgtttcctttttttttttttcgtggGTATAACATTCTCTCCCCTTAAAAAAATTCGGTCCCCGAATTTTGAACTTATATACTACGATAGATGTAATTATTACCTTCAGACTCAAATAAATATGGATATTTGTCGCGCATGGTATCCTCCACTTCCCAAGTTGCTTCTTCTACCGAATAATTCTTCCAAACAACTTTCACAGATGCTATCTCTTTAGAACGTAGTTTCTTTACTTGGCGATCAACTATAGCCACTGGTTCCTCTTCAAATGATAAATCCTCCTGTAGCTCTATGGCTTGTGGTGCAAGCACATGAGATGGGTCGGGAAGGTATTTGCGCAACATTGATACATGAAAGACTGGATGAATCATAGACAACTCAGGCGGCAATGCCAAGCGGTAAGCAACTGCACCTATTCTGTCCAGTATCtcaaatggaccaatgtatcgaggactAAGCTTGCCTCTTTTCCCAAACCTCATCACTCCCTTCATAGGCGACACTCTCAGAAATACCTGATCACCCACTGAAAACTCTAAGTTACGCCTTCTGTTATCAACATAAGCCTTCTGCCTACTCTGAGCTGCTAATAAACGTTCTCTTATTATGCGAACCTTCTCAACCGCATCTTGTATCAAATTTGGCCCTAAAAGCTTAACCTCACCAACCTCAAACCACCCAATAGGTGACCTGCATCTTCTCCCATAAAGAGCCTCAAATGGTGCCATTTGAATGCTGGCTTGATAACTATTATTATAAGAGAACTCGATCAAAGGTAGATAGCTGTCCCAATTCCCACCAAAATCTAGAACACAACACCTTAACATGTCTTCCAATATCTGGATCGTCCTCTCTGATTGCCCATCGGTTTGAGGGTGAAAAGCTGTGCTAAGATCTAGACGAGTTCCTAACGCTTTTTGAAAAGATTTCCAAAAATGAGAGGTGAACTGGGGCCCGCGATCTGAAATAATGGACACTGGAATTCCATGTAGCTTAACTATCTCATCAACATAAAGTTGAGCATACCGAGCTGCACTGAAAGTTGTTTTCACCGGAAGAAAGTGAGCTGATTTCGTCATTCTATCCACAATTACCCAAATTGAATCAAAACCTTTAAAACTACGAGGTAAACCTGTTACAAAATCCATTGTAAtcctttcccacttccattcaGGTATCTCAATCTGTTGTAATAACCCAgcaggtctttgatgttcagcTTTAACTTGTTGGCAAGTTAAGCAATGAGAAACAAAAACTCCTATGTCTTTCTTCATGCCTTCCCACCAAAACAATTGTTTCAAATCTTGATACATCTTATTGGAGCCTGGATGAACGGTATACTTAGAATTGTGAGCCTCCTCCAAAATAGCTTTCTTCAAGTCGGGGTTATCTGGCACACATAAGCGTTGACCACAACGCAAAACATCTTGATCAAGAGAAAAGTCTGAGTTCCTCCCATTGCGAACATCTTCCATAAGCTTTCTTAGTTTCTGATCATCACTTTGTGCAACCTTGATCTGTTCTATCAGGGAAGATTGGGTTCGAACATGTGCTAAGAAAACTCCTGATTCTCCAAGATCAAATTGAattccactggcctccaattgATGGACTTCTTCAACAATTGGTCTCCTTCCAAGAGTGATATGGGCCAAGCTACCCATAGATTTCCTACTGAGGGCATCTGCTACAACATTTGCCTTTCCAGGATGATACAAAATGGTACAATCATAATCTTTTAACAACTCCATCCATCTCCGTTGCCTTAAATTTAAATCCTTTTGTTGGAATATATACTTCAAACTCTTGTGATCCGTATAGATCTCACAGGTCTCACCATAAAGGTAATGTCTCCAAATCTTTAAAGCAAAGACGACCGCTGCCATCTCCAGGTCATGAGTTGGATAATTCTGCTCATGCTTCTTGAGTTGTCGCGAGGCATAGGCAGTAACGCGGCCATGCTGCATTAATACACAACCAAGTCCTATCCGAGATGCATCGCAAAAGACTGAGAATCCCCCAGACCcagaaggtaaaacaagaacTGGTGCTGAGGTTAGACAAGCCTTAAGTGTCTGGAAACTTTCCTCACAAGCTTCTGACCATTGAAACTTTACATTCTTCTGAGTTAACTTGGTTAATGGTGCAGAAATTCTCGAGAAGTCCTTGATGAATCGCCGATAGTAGCCGGCCAACCCTAGAAAGCTACGAATTTCTGTCACTGTAGTAGGCCTTGGCCACTTCTGAACGGCTTCAACCTTCTTTGGATCCACCATGATTCCATCTTTTGATACCACATGCCCCAAGAATGTCACTTGATCAAGCCAAAACTCACATTTAGAAAACTTAGCATAGAGCTTGTGATCCCTTAAGGTTTGTAACACAATCCTCAAATGATACTCATGCTCCGTAGCACTTTTCGAATACACCAAGATATCATCGATGAAGACGATAACAAAGCGATCTAAGAAAGGTTTGAAGACTCGATTCATTAAGTCCATG includes:
- the LOC130934935 gene encoding LEAF RUST 10 DISEASE-RESISTANCE LOCUS RECEPTOR-LIKE PROTEIN KINASE-like 2.1 — encoded protein: MSSRKDFCFSRLKLLLLIVTVAAAADHNRTCTPSACGKVTTITHPFRLRGDPASCGDRRYELSCENNITLLYLFPGKTYHVEAINYNNFTIRLLDPAISENDCSTLPRYSLSLTNFSTFGDDYYYKTVAEVGTGKYEFLQERVSLNGSTPEENAVRMFEHVVFLNCTNPVRDDPRYVNTAPCIKQGGNNVYAVLGDLAVVELRDDCRVKLIAASSFLVPPRLYYDDSVFIEQNLAYSEIHKKLSYGFELSWMYEFACEDKCGMKNFCVFNEITQNITCGDPDNPVCDYTSLLNYKCGNVSKLQIIAQDFAYGILKGLRKVVNMDSGEHFSKRDVIPVVKVGLFMGLFLMSYIILKYSIGVMFFFALLIYTFRRRHISIYENIEDFLQGNTLMPIRYSYKEIKKMTRGFKEKLGEGGFGAVYKGKLQSGPFVAIKMLGKAKANGQEFISEVATIGRIHHANVVRLIGFCVEGSKRALIYEFMPNGSLDKYIFSKEESVSLTSQKMFEISLGVARGMAYLHEGCDMQILHFDIKPHNILLDENFIPKVSDFGLAKLYPLDNSIVSLTAARGTIGYMAPELFYQNIGAVSYKADVYSFGMLLMEIASQRRNSNPHAEHSSQLYFPFWIYDQLAAEENDEIEMETFVHEERSELAKKMFIIALWCIQLKPSDRPSMNKVVEMLEGDVASIEMPPKPSYCPNDVIQRDSEVDSSGVDASNNSYVSSSFEEESTSNPSLKFSA
- the LOC130934936 gene encoding uncharacterized protein LOC130934936, yielding MSRGKGSWCSLLLLQLLFQTCCNGGACRPSSCGKITNIKHPFRLKDDPASCGDSRYELSCENNRTLLYLFPGISYQLQAINYNNFTIRLVDPAISDSGNDCSTLPRYSLSARNFSDSYGYMDIPKYSEPYGTIQERTRYDVVRMFENVIFLNCSYPIRDYPRFVDAAPCVKEGGNVYAVLGDMDVGELRDECRVKMVAASSFLVVPPRSWEDSFFIYQNLSYAEIHRKLSYGFHLSWMIGGACSSACGQLSSCFFNEASPNLITCRGNRCFTPITFNECGKKIKL